A single Lolium perenne isolate Kyuss_39 chromosome 6, Kyuss_2.0, whole genome shotgun sequence DNA region contains:
- the LOC127309231 gene encoding pathogenesis-related protein PR-1 has product MPPRSRVPAGAVILFVVVAILLVIDGADAWGYRRGSQASRFLASHNAARRAVGVRPLAWDAGLERHARRYAVQRARAGCALVHSHGPFGENLFRGSGVGGSGGWTPEAVVAAWVVKERAMYSVQSNSCRGPRGACGHYTQIVWRGTTKVGCAMATCAGGRGTFAVCVYNPPGNYAGMKPY; this is encoded by the coding sequence ATGCCTCCTCGCAGCCGCGTCCCCGCCGGGGCGGTCATCCTTTTCGTCGTCGTGgccatcctcctcgtcatcgacGGAGCCGACGCCTGGGGCTACAGGCGGGGCAGCCAGGCGTCCCGCTTCCTGGCGTCGCACAACGCGGCGCGCCGCGCGGTCGGCGTGCGGCCGCTGGCGTGGGACGCAGGTCTGGAGCGGCACGCGCGCAGGTACGCGGTGCAGCGCGCGcgcgccggctgcgccctcgTGCACTCGCACGGCCCGTTCGGGGAGAACCTGTTCCGCGGCAGCGGCGTGGGCGGCAGCGGCGGGTGGACGCCGGAGGCGGTGGTGGCAGCGTGGGTGGTGAAGGAGAGGGCCATGTACAGCGTCCAGTCCAACTCATGCCGCGGCCCCCGGGGCGCGTGCGGGCACTACACGCAGATCGTGTGGCGGGGCACCACCAAGGTCGGGTGCGCCATGGCGACCTGCGCCGGCGGCCGCGGCACCTTCGCCGTCTGCGTGTACAACCCGCCCGGTAACTACGCCGGCATGAAGCCCTACTAG